One segment of Patulibacter sp. SYSU D01012 DNA contains the following:
- a CDS encoding SRPBCC domain-containing protein: MPEPDTTPVPLDDVVRVEREIDAPRSEVWEHLSGPEGLEGWLADEVDLELCPGAEGTVTVDGERRPAAVEELVPGRRLGLAWCAPGGEPTLVDLVLDDAGDGRTRITIAETPLRVLRAVGLPADAGALGRGRPTALAGAR, translated from the coding sequence ATGCCCGAGCCCGACACCACCCCCGTGCCCCTCGACGACGTCGTCCGCGTCGAGCGCGAGATCGACGCCCCGCGCTCCGAGGTCTGGGAGCACCTGTCCGGCCCCGAGGGCCTGGAGGGCTGGCTGGCCGACGAGGTCGACCTGGAGCTGTGCCCCGGCGCCGAGGGCACCGTGACCGTCGACGGCGAGCGCCGCCCCGCCGCCGTCGAGGAGCTCGTGCCCGGTCGGCGGCTGGGGCTCGCCTGGTGCGCGCCCGGCGGCGAGCCGACGCTCGTGGACCTGGTGCTGGACGACGCCGGGGACGGCCGCACGCGCATCACGATCGCCGAGACGCCGCTGCGCGTCCTGCGCGCCGTGGGCCTGCCCGCGGACGCCGGCGCGCTCGGGCGCGGACGGCCGACGGCGCTGGCCGGCGCCCGGTGA
- a CDS encoding metalloregulator ArsR/SmtB family transcription factor yields the protein MSAATRDDAAGAVFTALADPTRRRIVRTLVEQGTATASSLASGLPVTRQAVAKHLGVLADAGLVAGERTGRETRYALTPAPLTDAMDWMLRAGATWDARLDRLERQVAERRTAAP from the coding sequence GTGAGCGCCGCCACCCGCGACGACGCGGCCGGCGCCGTCTTCACGGCGCTCGCCGACCCGACCCGGCGCCGGATCGTCCGGACGCTCGTCGAGCAGGGCACGGCCACGGCGTCGTCACTGGCCTCGGGCCTGCCCGTCACCCGCCAGGCGGTCGCGAAGCACCTGGGCGTCCTGGCGGACGCCGGACTCGTCGCCGGCGAGCGGACCGGCCGCGAGACGCGCTACGCGCTGACCCCCGCCCCGCTGACCGACGCGATGGACTGGATGCTGCGGGCCGGTGCGACGTGGGACGCCCGCCTGGACCGCCTGGAGCGGCAGGTCGCCGAGCGGCGGACCGCGGCGCCCTAG
- a CDS encoding TetR/AcrR family transcriptional regulator: MPRDPADSPSPRRADAARNRERILAVAREAFAVPDADVSMAEVARRAGVGMATLYRNFAGRRELLEALYVDEVDAVCAAAATVEGDAPGERLEAWLRRFFAYFSSKRHVAGALLEQADAADPVFGDNRARVMAAGAPLLAAAQDAGDVRGDLDLAQVLQLVTAVARIEAAPEVVEPLLQTVFDGLRGPGRPAAS; encoded by the coding sequence ATGCCTCGCGATCCCGCTGACTCACCCTCCCCGCGCCGCGCCGACGCGGCCCGCAACCGCGAGCGGATCCTGGCGGTCGCCCGCGAGGCGTTCGCCGTCCCGGATGCCGACGTGTCGATGGCCGAGGTCGCGCGCCGCGCCGGGGTGGGGATGGCGACGCTGTACCGCAACTTCGCGGGCCGCCGGGAGCTGCTCGAGGCGCTCTACGTCGACGAGGTCGACGCGGTCTGTGCCGCGGCGGCGACGGTCGAGGGCGATGCGCCGGGGGAGCGGCTCGAGGCGTGGCTGCGGCGGTTCTTCGCCTACTTCTCGAGCAAGCGCCATGTCGCGGGGGCCCTGCTCGAGCAGGCCGACGCCGCCGATCCGGTGTTCGGGGACAACCGGGCGCGCGTGATGGCGGCCGGCGCGCCGCTCCTGGCCGCCGCGCAGGACGCCGGCGACGTGCGGGGCGACCTGGATCTGGCGCAGGTGCTGCAGCTCGTGACCGCGGTGGCGCGGATCGAGGCCGCGCCCGAGGTCGTCGAGCCGCTGCTGCAGACGGTCTTCGACGGCCTGCGTGGACCCGGGCGTCCGGCCGCCTCCTAG